The Plasmodium knowlesi strain H genome assembly, chromosome: 14 genome has a segment encoding these proteins:
- a CDS encoding debranching enzyme-associated ribonuclease, putative, giving the protein MSNVDEFYEYAKNNFLNLLKKNNVHSGNEEKANEKKRGKEIRVKGMHDRHLSDMRKLKRDELNDKESYDKKCKDFLLKRKSKGLKRSWKGVSASASSDASATSASAVTSVSSSSVASSTSTSSHTSSPSSHEKTKRRKREKHRRGYRDRDKNGRKRTTEKRDERKKRRKEEKIEEKRKNRKTTKCVERERTGKKQKQKEKNIAEKSYLMGGQTSDSQRSSSPSGDETKRKSRREKTEIHFSSQNEDKMKTHCTEKITQLNAKLEIIIAEKKEKMLLKNALNKNLVDCKFCIDSNSFSKINKLNIISISEKSYICYYNYKNVFLKDQLFISPIEHTTSVTNTNFDIVQDMRNHMKSLIAMLEESNKTCIFVEFNNCFNASIELISLRKTKHTYVNCYIIPMELLEKAKIYFKKNMEDINSLYRENKQLIITKNKYAPYNVLPKQIPYVSVNFSLVETYIQVIENNYDYINMCKCIFTDLFKKDKFYKCFQNFQQYVNAVEAFKSAYSKYDWTTYVN; this is encoded by the coding sequence ATGAGCAACGTGGACGAGTTCTACGAATACGCGAAAAACAACTTCCTAAATCTcctgaaaaagaataatgtACATTCCggaaatgaagagaaggcgaatgaaaagaaaaggggcaaGGAAATTAGGGTTAAGGGAATGCACGATCGGCACCTGTCTGATATGAGAAAGCTAAAGAGGGACGAACTAAATGATAAAGAAAGCTACGACAAGAAATGTAAAgattttcttcttaaaaggaaaagtaaaggCTTGAAGAGGAGCTGGAAAGGAGTCTCGGCAAGTGCCTCCTCTGATGCGTCAGCTACATCCGCATCTGCAGTCACGTCCGTATCATCCTCATCTGTCGCATCCTCCACTTCGACCTCTTCACACACTTCCTCTCCCTCATCCCACGAGAAGACGAAAAGACGAAAGCGAGAGAAGCATCGAAGGGGATATAGGGATAGagacaaaaatggaaggaagaggacAACGGAGAAGAGGGacgaaagaaagaaaaggagaaaggaggaaaagatagaagaaaaaaggaaaaataggaaaaccACCAAATGTGTAGAGCGCGAACGAAcgggaaaaaagcaaaaacaaaaggaaaagaacataGCAGAGAAAAGCTACCTAATGGGTGGACAAACAAGTGACTCGCAAAGGAGCAGTTCCCCTTCGGGTGATGAAACTAAACGGAAGAgcagaagggaaaagacCGAAATTCATTTTAGTAGCCAAAATGAAGACAAAATGAAGACACATTGTACGGAAAAAATTACGCAGTTGAACGCCAAATTGGAAATAATAatagcggaaaaaaaagaaaaaatgttgttaAAGAACGCATTGAACAAAAATTTAGTAGACTGTAAATTTTGCATCGATTCCAACTCTTTcagcaaaataaataaattaaatataatCAGTATCAGTGAGAAATCATACATATGTTActataattataaaaatgtgtttttaaAAGATCAATTATTTATTTCGCCTATTGAACATACCACTAGCGTAACGAACACAAATTTTGATATCGTGCAAGACATGCGCAATCATATGAAGTCGCTAATAGCCATGTTGGAGGAAAGCAATAAGACGTGTATTTTTGTCGAATTTAATAACTGTTTTAATGCTAGCATCGAATTAATATCAttgaggaaaacaaaacatacatatgttaATTGTTACATAATACCAATGGAGTTACTTGAGAAGgcaaaaatttatttcaaaaaaaatatggaagatATAAATTCATTATATAGAGAAAACAAGCAGTTAATAATtacgaaaaataaatatgccCCTTATAATGTTCTACCGAAACAGATCCCCTACGTTTCAGTCAATTTTTCGCTAGTGGAGACATATATACAAGtaattgaaaataattatgattatataaatatgtgtaaATGTATTTTTACAGATCTTTTTAAGAAGgataaattttataaatgttttcaaaattttcagcAGTATGTAAATGCTGTGGAGGCGTTCAAATCTGCCTATAGCAAGTACGATTGGACGACTTATGTAAATTGA
- a CDS encoding ribosome biogenesis protein TSR3, putative, with protein MKNSQIERKKYSVHNLVKLINERNKQNVSNKQLAVGADGTTSFKEGNGLDGETHNDFFQFENNGQMGRKDKASVPAENGKDGKDCGECNDDDDDDKDVPDDEHAGCTYGEEGASAPPGGSEIKLFMFDYNECQNQKCSCKKLYRFKKIKKAPMNKKFKGIVLTPFCDKFFSTNDKGTMEKFGLSVIDCSWKSLDLLKKSKFANQRKLPYIIAVNSINYGKPYKLSCLESLAFCLYVCGYNKQCTDILNIYKWSSSFVSLNGELLDMYKLCNTHEEVKNAEDEFINNSLKEKEKRKEIDHYKVIYEDGYL; from the coding sequence atgaagaactctcagattgaaagaaaaaaatactcagTTCATAATTTGGTAAAACTGATTAATGAGAGGAATAAACAGAACGTAAGTAATAAGCAGCTCGCTGTAGGAGCAGACGGTACGACAAGTTTCAAGGAAGGGAACGGTCTGGATGGAGAAACGCACAATGatttcttccaatttgaGAATAATGGGCAGATGGGAAGAAAGGACAAAGCTAGCGTTCCCGccgaaaatgggaaagatgGGAAAGATTGCGGAGAATgtaatgatgatgacgacgacgaTAAGGACGTACCTGATGACGAACACGCTGGCTGCACGTATGGGGAGGAAGGGGCATCGGCCCCCCCCGGAGGCAGCGAAATAAAACTATTTATGTTTGACTACAACGAATGCCAAAACCAAAAGTGCTCCTGTAAGAAGTTATAccgatttaaaaaaataaaaaaggctCCCATGAATAAAAAGTTTAAAGGAATCGTATTAACGCCATTCTGCGATAAATTCTTTTCCACAAATGATAAAGGCACTATGGAGAAATTTGGCCTATCCGTAATTGACTGTTCTTGGAAATCGCTGGACTTATTGAAAAAATCCAAATTCGCAAACCAGAGGAAACTACCCTACATTATTGCAGTTAACAGTATAAATTATGGAAAGCCATACAAGCTTTCCTGCTTGGAATCATTGGCATTCTGCTTATATGTGTGTGGCTACAATAAACAATGTACAGATATTCTTAACATTTACAAATGGAGCTCAAGTTTTGTAAGTCTGAATGGGGAGTTGCTCGATATGTACAAATTATGCAACACCCATGAGGAGGTGAAGAATGCTGAAGATGAATTTATTAATAATTCgctaaaagaaaaagagaaacggAAAGAAATAGACCACTACAAGGTTATATATGAGGATGGCTACTTGTAG
- a CDS encoding heterochromatin protein 1, which yields MTGSDEEFEIGDILDIKKKKNGFIYLVNWKGYSDDENTWEPESNLLHLTTFKKKMELLKSAYLNKVDTTQNDGNLLKNHLTSPSSLQEETGTTNITKTKGRNPLISKKKGNKKGVTNKLEAKKLLSTNSDNSQKMSDDEYNESIKQETIENPHDSSLLNVEDVYSVRIKNRKMEFLASLKNASPQWVEESNIRRTGHLNIKVNDFKKYIRRKKTSKGNRIVIKNLHNVGDELYISVIHNINNKEIHSLYPSKVIEYIYPQELLNFLLSRLRYRTA from the coding sequence atgacTGGATCAGATGAGGAATTTGAAATAGGCGATATCctagacataaaaaaaaagaaaaatgggttcATTTACCTAGTGAATTGGAAGGGCTATTCGGACGATGAGAACACGTGGGAACCAGAAAGTAATTTACTTCATTTAACAacctttaagaagaaaatggaacttTTAAAGTCGGCTTATTTAAACAAAGTCGATACAACCCAGAACGATGgcaatttgttaaaaaatcaTCTAACGTCACCATCCTCTTTGCAAGAGGAAACTGGCACCACTAATATCACGAAAACCAAAGGTAGAAACCCattaatttcaaaaaaaaagggtaataAGAAAGGCGTAACCAACAAGTTGGAAgcgaaaaaattgttatctACAAATTCGGATaattcacaaaaaatgagTGACGATGAATATAACGAATCAATCAAGCAGGAAACCATCGAAAACCCTCACGACAGCAGTTTGCTAAATGTAGAAGATGTGTACAGCGTTCGAATCAAAAATAGGAAGATGGAATTCTTGGCTAGCTTGAAAAATGCCTCACCACAGTGGGTAGAAGAGTCCAACATACGAAGAACAGGGCATCTGAACATAAAAGTCaatgattttaaaaaatacataaggaggaaaaaaacttccAAGGGAAATAGAATTGTTATCAAGAATTTACACAACGTTGGAGACGAGTTGTACATTTCGGTTATACACAACATAAATAACAAGGAAATTCACAGCTTGTACCCTTCGAAAGTTATTGAATACATATACCCACAGgaacttttaaattttcttttgtcAAGACTTCGATATAGGACGGCCTAA